TACACAGtgcatacatacaaaggTTTAGATATAGTCCTTCGGAACCTGATGTATAAAGATGCGCTGCTATTAGCAACTTCTCAACAGGCATTGTCAATCCCTAATGTTGTTTATATATCTCATGCGTCTCTCACGTGTGGACCTTCTACTTCCGGCATACTCATAAACCCATTTATTCTTTTGGTAGCCCCGATAAATACAAAAACAACTCCACATAATGAAAGATATCAAACGTCCCGGATGTAGATGGAACTCCAATGCTAGAAGTAATTAAGCGCTAGGCTTGCTATCGGACACCATTAGTGCTTCTTCgacctctttctcttctttcttttgggttCTCCCTCCCGGATATCGACATTTCCAGCATCAGTGGCACCTTCTTTCTCGTCAACCGTTCTCTCACCACCAAACACAAACTCTGGACCCTCTTCGTTGCCAAATGTATCCTTACGCCATTGCCTCAGCCTGGCTTTCTTACCCAGTTTCTTTTGGTCGCGACGCTTCTTCTCGGGATCACGGAACGAAGCAAGTTTCTTCAATCCGGCATACTCGTTGAGTTGGGTATCCTCAGCCATCAGAATGTCTCGTGCGGTCAGACCGAAACTGTTTGGAGATGTTTCGCGGTAGCGGAAATGTCCCTGGTGCTTCTTTGCACCGGGAAGAAGGTTAATATCCAAATCCAAGTTGCGATCCACTGCCTCTTCAATGCGTAGTCGATCCTTGCGAGCTTCACGCTTCTGATCCCGCCTCTCCTGcgctttgctctttttgttcttggaTGCGCTCTCATCGCCCTCGGCGTCGTCTGCATCATCCATCTCAATATCGGATTGCTGTGGGTTAAGTttctcgtcatcatcatcaaagtCTGGTACAAGATccttgatatcgatatcatcatcccaagtgggcttcttgggcttcttttTACCGTCACCTTCTCCAGCATAATAGTCTTCACCAAATCGCTTCTGCATCTCTTGTTCCCATTTTTTGTCATCCCAGGAATCGTCCAAGAACTTGGCCCATTCTTCGTCAGTGAACTCGGATGCGCGGAGGCCTGCGACTTCCTTAATTTGGTTGACTTTCTCTTGAAGCTCTTCCATCTTGAGCTTGCGCAGTCGGTTCTTTTCCGTTTCAcgctccttcttttcctcttcttttttcaagCGTTCCGCCTCCCTGTGCTTCTTCCTGCTACTCTTCTCATCTCTGCGAACCGATTGCTGGTTCGTGGCATCACGAGCGTGTGTAATCAACGTTGCGTTGATTTTGCTAGGATCCTCGAAACGGAAGTTGTATGCTTCTTCGAATGCCTCTGCCCGTgcatcatcctcttcatcatccgactCAAGAGGCTGGAGGTCTACTCTGCCAGCAGGGATCCATGCCCTAGCTGACAGAAAGTTGGACAGGAAAGTCTCTGGATCTTTGTCCGCATTCTCAACGTCCAACTTAACGGCCTTCTTCGGCGCCGATACGGGCTCGGGGGCTGATTTGGCAACAAGAAagtcttcatcgtcgtcacTCTCCTTGTCAGCTGATGCATCCTCGTTGTCGGCAGCCGCATGCATTTCCTTGACAATTGCATTCTTCAAATCCTCTTGCTCCTGAGCATAGGTCTTTGGAGCTTCGGATATATCTTCCTCTGCTAAGTTGGCGCCACTAAGTAGGTTCTCTCGGTGATAATCTTTGAGTGTCATGgttttctgcttcttttcagAAGTTGCTGGCTGGTCGTCGTCGGCTTGACTATAGAATGTAGCGCTCTGGTCGTACACACGCGGATCCTTCGTCCGAATTGCCTTAAGGGTCGCCATAATTTCTGCATCAAGGGCTTCAGTAGCCAGTTCTCcgtcgtcgtcctcttcttcagaggTCGACTCGTCAGAGTCACCGGATTCATCGTCGCCGCGCTTTCCAAAAGCTGAACCTTTACCTAATTTTGATTCCACTGTGGACGTTTCCGTTGTTAGTATTCGTAGATACGTGGGAGAATGGGACGTATGGACGCACGTTTCTGCagttcttctctcttcttgttgtgtTCAAATCGACGGGCATACTCTTCATTGACTTTGAAGGTAACTCCATTGTTGACAGGAACTCCGCCTGACTCATCTCCAGAATCACTGGAGCTGTCATCATCGAAAAGCTTTCGCGACTTCTTCGCCGGTGGCTCCATGTTTATGTCGAGTAACACCGATAGAATCAATAGCAACGCTCGTTTGAAACCGACCGGTTCAACCAAGTCGCTATGCGcccgaaaaaaaaaagtgataGTAGGCGGCAGAAAACCCGCCCACTCTCACCGCCTCAGTGTTCAAGACCCACTCTGTGCCTGAGGATCCAGGCTGCAAGACAAATCACTGACGTAGCCAATTAAATCATTCGTAAGACTTGGTTAATCCCCGAATGGAGTCGACGGAGGAGGCGCTCGCTCCAAGCTCCGGGACTATATGACTTCTACTTTCCTCTCTGACCCATACCCCTATTTGTTTCGAATGCCCCTTATATTGATAAATTGACTACTTGGGGGACCATTGTTTGTGTGTCCTCATCGCTACCTTTCCTCACGTCAAGTGTATGGCCGGTGACATACACTAGATGTCGAACCAGCAACAGAGCCCTGTGCCCCAAGTCGGCAAGCTCGTCAGCGTGGTGTGAGTTGTGCAAATATTGTGTTCTATGAATTGAAGCATCAATGGTGATACTAATAATCTCGATGAAGCCCAGTTGGATTAAAGGAAGCCGCTCTCGATTCGCCGACATTCCGTGCCACCACGCTACACTTTGCCGACCAGATCGAGTACCTAGAAAGATGGCTCGATGGCTATGCGAGGGCTGCTTCGAAGCTCTCTATGGAGCTAGCATCTATGGAAAATATTGTTAACACCTTTCTGTCGTACTCTACACACCCTGTCGCAGTCTCAGAAGCTGCTCTCGACCATGATTATACGCTATTGTCAATGAGGAGATGCGGGGACAGTTCAAAGGAATTGTGGAACGGGCTGGTATCTACTTCGAAAAAAATTGAGATGTTGGTTGCAGAACCTATCAGGATCTTTATTCAAGAGGATTTACGCAACTTCAAGGTGACCCTAGGACCGCACATACAGGACCAGTCTATCGGTATCTAACCCCGCTATAGGAAACCCGCCGAGTGCTCGACCAAACACAAAAACATTATGACTACCTCTTATCTAGATATTCATCGCAATCTAAATCGAAGGAACCGTCGTCTCTAAGAGAAGACGCTTTTCAACTTCACGAGGCTCGCAAAGCTTATCTCAAGGCTTCGATGGACTTCTCAGTGCTAGCCCCCCAAGTACGGAACGGCCTTGATCGGCTCTTGGTCGGTGTATCCTTTGATCAATGGCGGGAGTTCAAGACGTTCTTCCAAATCAATGGCGCAGGCTTTGCCAAGTGGCATCATGAGATGGACAGGATAAAAGGTTGGGTACTTGAAATGGATGCAAGTGAAAGGTCTTCCAAGCGAGAGCTATTTTCTGCAAggaaggaaattgaagaagcGGCGGAGACGGCGGCTAGACCTTCTCGTGAGCTTGACGACTATTCTGTGTCCACCGTTCCTTACCTTGGGTCCCGCCCATTATCGAATCTTAGCATGACGAAAGAAGCCAGGCCTGAAAAACAGGGATGGGTGTATCTGCGAACACTTTACGGCAAGCCTACACGAACTGCTTGGGTTAGACGCTGGATATTCTTGAAGAATGGCATATTTGGTTGCCTTGTGCAGGGTCCACGAACTGGCGGTGttgaagaaagtgaaaggATTGGTGTTTTACTCTGCAGCGTTCGAGCGGCATTCCAAGAAGAAAGGCGGTTTTGCTTTGAAGTGAAGACGAAAAGCAACAGTATCATGTTGCAGGCTGAGACTCAAAAGGAACTCATGGAATGGATATCGGCTTTTGAGGCTGCTAAACGAAAAGCTTTGGAAAACCCAGCAAGTACCGATCTTTCAGTTTCCGGAAAAGTTACTGTCCAAGATCCGGCTTTCGCAATTTCTCAACCTCCAGCCCCAGAGTTCACTGCTGACCCAGCGGACTCTTTAACACCTCACTCAAACGACGAACAAAATTCGTCAGACCGCAATGGCATGCTTCCTCTCCCAGAAAGAGACCCTGCCTCTCTTCGAAACAGTAGCGATATTAGCCGACGCCTCACTGGACTTGATTGCGAGACTTCCCCTAGAGAACATACATCTCGAATCATTCAGAAACTGGACCTCCACCGCAAAACGAACAACAATATACAACCTTCTACATCCATACCGGGCGCAGGAGGTGGGATAGTCAGCCTTATTTCTGCTAGCCACAATGCTCTAGTCTCTGGTACCGCACTTCCTTCTAGTATGGCAGACAGTGACCCGAACAGGGGACGCAGTATGTCCAACCGCTTTGATCCTCCCACAACCCTTGCTCCACCAACACTAGCAACCCCCCCTGCACCTACAAGTATGAGCAAGGTGGCTGTTATCGTGAGCAATGAAAGAGGAATCGGGCTGGGACATGCTGACAAGACTGGCGGCATGCCAAGCGGTATGATGGCGAATCTGTGGGGTAGCTCCAACTGGAGCTTCGTAAACAGACTTGAACTAGAACGCCTGGGGTTACCCGATGCGGAACAGGATGCGGTCTCTCAACAACGACCATCCTCACGGATGAGTGACTCATCAAAACATGTCATGTCGACAGAAGCGAATACCCCTGGTGGCACTGCGgagaagcagcagaagattGGGCCCCGCCATAGACAGACTGTTAGTCTGGACGGGAACGCCTCCCAAGTGCAGCGTGCAGCCATAGGGGTTACGCATGAGTATCCGAGTTATTATCCGCAGCAACTTAAGATTCAAGACGCCCAATTCCGGCTGCTTTTCCCGAACGTCAAAAAGGAGGAGCCTCTAGTTATGGTTTTCCGAGCTACATATACTATGAATGATCAACAAGAATTCCCTGGGAGAGCTTATGTTACGACCCGCGACTTATACTTCTATAGCCACTATTTTGGGCTTGTACTAACAACAAGTGTCTCATTGGAGAGTATCAAAGAAGTGACAGCCGCTGCTGGAAGAGATTCTGACTTTTTATTCCTTCACACCGTTCCGAGGCCTGGTGAAGACACCCCAGGCCGAATTACGGTGAAGACCTTCCTCGAACCAATGAAACTCCTCCAGAGACGTCTCAACTTCTTAATTGACGAT
This Aspergillus flavus chromosome 1, complete sequence DNA region includes the following protein-coding sequences:
- a CDS encoding KRI1-like family C-terminal-domain-containing protein gives rise to the protein MEPPAKKSRKLFDDDSSSDSGDESGGVPVNNGVTFKVNEEYARRFEHNKKREELQKLESKLGKGSAFGKRGDDESGDSDESTSEEEDDDGELATEALDAEIMATLKAIRTKDPRVYDQSATFYSQADDDQPATSEKKQKTMTLKDYHRENLLSGANLAEEDISEAPKTYAQEQEDLKNAIVKEMHAAADNEDASADKESDDDEDFLVAKSAPEPVSAPKKAVKLDVENADKDPETFLSNFLSARAWIPAGRVDLQPLESDDEEDDARAEAFEEAYNFRFEDPSKINATLITHARDATNQQSVRRDEKSSRKKHREAERLKKEEEKKERETEKNRLRKLKMEELQEKVNQIKEVAGLRASEFTDEEWAKFLDDSWDDKKWEQEMQKRFGEDYYAGEGDGKKKPKKPTWDDDIDIKDLVPDFDDDDEKLNPQQSDIEMDDADDAEGDESASKNKKSKAQERRDQKREARKDRLRIEEAVDRNLDLDINLLPGAKKHQGHFRYRETSPNSFGLTARDILMAEDTQLNEYAGLKKLASFRDPEKKRRDQKKLGKKARLRQWRKDTFGNEEGPEFVFGGERTVDEKEGATDAGNVDIREGEPKRKKRKRSKKH
- a CDS encoding transcription factor SipA3, with product MSNQQQSPVPQVGKLVSVVPVGLKEAALDSPTFRATTLHFADQIEYLERWLDGYARAASKLSMELASMENIVNTFLSYSTHPVAVSEAALDHDYTLLSMRRCGDSSKELWNGLVSTSKKIEMLVAEPIRIFIQEDLRNFKETRRVLDQTQKHYDYLLSRYSSQSKSKEPSSLREDAFQLHEARKAYLKASMDFSVLAPQVRNGLDRLLVGVSFDQWREFKTFFQINGAGFAKWHHEMDRIKGWVLEMDASERSSKRELFSARKEIEEAAETAARPSRELDDYSVSTVPYLGSRPLSNLSMTKEARPEKQGWVYLRTLYGKPTRTAWVRRWIFLKNGIFGCLVQGPRTGGVEESERIGVLLCSVRAAFQEERRFCFEVKTKSNSIMLQAETQKELMEWISAFEAAKRKALENPASTDLSVSGKVTVQDPAFAISQPPAPEFTADPADSLTPHSNDEQNSSDRNGMLPLPERDPASLRNSSDISRRLTGLDCETSPREHTSRIIQKLDLHRKTNNNIQPSTSIPGAGGGIVSLISASHNALVSGTALPSSMADSDPNRGRSMSNRFDPPTTLAPPTLATPPAPTSMSKVAVIVSNERGIGLGHADKTGGMPSGMMANLWGSSNWSFVNRLELERLGLPDAEQDAVSQQRPSSRMSDSSKHVMSTEANTPGGTAEKQQKIGPRHRQTVSLDGNASQVQRAAIGVTHEYPSYYPQQLKIQDAQFRLLFPNVKKEEPLVMVFRATYTMNDQQEFPGRAYVTTRDLYFYSHYFGLVLTTSVSLESIKEVTAAAGRDSDFLFLHTVPRPGEDTPGRITVKTFLEPMKLLQRRLNFLIDDTTAVEPLGLEAIFNALNKMEADAATRTPSVDSWEDVGVDEKFSGEDAAAQGPRKDIRPAIYIEKGLDMHSKKGSNGKDVMKFRLPTQPVQYVPQGNLHLAAEKVFDLSPKAIFHILFGDKSAVWQLLLHQRRARDIKQGPWSRNDSNHLRRDIKYQIETTNMLGHKHGQTISDYQMIDVLNDHLCYVITDKRTPWHLPFKRSFRLVSKIVITFVAKGKSKLAIYTKVEWLWSPYGIQRVIDKQATGDLEQDALDLVDLVSEQVRRLGAQSRTKKAIAIFGHVGRQNTVSQLGESDFKIEIRNPRTQRTLAQLLFETFVSFLESAVSSVMLWTFALFRWVWKTANANLIILALLISSMLINGFYTSRDAYDWWYERKAENFMARLGVHPDHVMSKAIYMRDIDEVIANSTLGHASDDVSDCFATFHQQTIRNVGTPLSISTSGPRDSATKSAARRLQQTRERLAMHRHDLVVGLRVVNSIEREILQNEWERWLRQELKRCDQIEALLRQSSDTDQVDMQVDRTSQAAFADLSDDIREWYERYCFSCHQEQDLVEENHRAYGNS